A region from the Chromatiales bacterium 21-64-14 genome encodes:
- a CDS encoding apolipoprotein N-acyltransferase, which yields MGPERGAARPGWGGDLLALAAGGVLPLAFAPFHWALVAVLSVALLFLLWRQVAPRRALWRGWLFGVGMFGVGTSWIYVSIHLYGNASAPLAGFLTALFVVVLAGFPAAAGGLARRFGGGLLGLAVGFPAWWTLLEWVRDWFLTGFPWLSLGYSQLNTPLGGLAPVLGVYGVSAATALTAGLGVAALSAGRGTRRWVCVAAMGLLWAGAGGLGLVRWTHPEGAPLSVSLLQGNVPQNLKWLPQLRERILERYAGLTEAHWASRLIIWPETAIPDFYAAVRQDFLAPLARRARERGDTLLIGVPVRDSRTQRYYNAVVQLGAGGPPAFYFKRHLVPFGEYVPLKAYLEGLLDVLDIPWSDFSPGAKHQPPLEVDGRQIGVSICYEDAFGAEIIRDLPAAQLLVNVSDDAWFGHSLAPYQHLEIARMRARETGRYLVRATNTGVSAIIGPRGGIRAEAPQFQVFVLSGVARFMTGATPYVRWGNTPLVVLAVLGAGIAALRRR from the coding sequence ATGGGGCCGGAGCGCGGTGCCGCGCGGCCTGGGTGGGGCGGCGATTTGCTCGCGCTGGCCGCCGGTGGGGTCTTGCCCCTGGCCTTCGCCCCCTTCCACTGGGCCCTGGTGGCGGTGCTTTCCGTTGCGCTGCTGTTCCTGCTCTGGCGCCAAGTCGCGCCGCGCCGCGCCCTGTGGCGGGGCTGGCTGTTCGGCGTTGGCATGTTCGGCGTCGGCACCTCTTGGATCTACGTCAGCATCCATCTCTATGGCAATGCCTCCGCGCCCCTAGCCGGGTTCCTCACTGCGTTGTTCGTAGTGGTGTTGGCCGGGTTCCCGGCGGCGGCCGGTGGGCTCGCGCGGCGCTTCGGCGGCGGGTTGTTAGGACTCGCAGTGGGCTTTCCCGCGTGGTGGACCCTGCTGGAATGGGTCCGGGACTGGTTTCTCACCGGATTCCCGTGGTTGTCTTTGGGCTACAGTCAACTGAACACGCCCCTGGGCGGGCTCGCACCAGTGCTTGGGGTCTACGGGGTGAGCGCGGCCACCGCCTTGACTGCAGGCTTGGGTGTGGCGGCCCTGAGCGCGGGGCGCGGCACCCGGCGTTGGGTGTGCGTCGCGGCGATGGGGCTGCTATGGGCTGGCGCCGGTGGGTTGGGGCTCGTGCGCTGGACGCATCCGGAGGGCGCGCCCCTATCGGTCAGCTTGCTGCAGGGCAACGTGCCCCAGAACCTCAAGTGGCTGCCCCAACTGCGCGAACGTATCCTGGAGCGCTATGCCGGGCTGACCGAGGCCCACTGGGCCAGCCGACTGATCATCTGGCCGGAGACCGCGATTCCCGATTTCTACGCTGCAGTCCGCCAGGATTTCCTGGCACCCCTGGCCCGGCGGGCGCGGGAACGGGGTGATACCCTGCTGATAGGGGTGCCGGTGCGTGATTCCAGGACGCAGCGCTACTACAACGCGGTGGTGCAACTCGGAGCCGGTGGCCCACCGGCCTTCTATTTCAAGCGCCATCTGGTTCCGTTCGGGGAGTATGTCCCCCTGAAGGCGTACCTGGAGGGGCTACTGGATGTCCTCGATATCCCCTGGTCGGATTTCAGCCCCGGAGCCAAGCATCAACCGCCCCTGGAGGTGGACGGTCGCCAAATCGGGGTTTCCATCTGCTATGAGGACGCCTTCGGCGCGGAGATCATCCGCGACTTGCCTGCCGCCCAGCTGTTAGTGAACGTCAGCGACGATGCGTGGTTCGGCCACTCGCTCGCGCCCTACCAGCACCTGGAGATTGCGCGGATGCGGGCCCGGGAGACCGGGCGCTATTTGGTTCGGGCCACCAACACCGGGGTATCCGCCATCATCGGACCGCGCGGCGGGATCCGGGCCGAGGCCCCGCAGTTCCAGGTCTTCGTGCTCAGCGGCGTGGCGCGCTTCATGACCGGCGCGACGCCTTACGTGCGTTGGGGGAACACGCCGTTGGTGGTGTTGGCGGTGCTGGGTGCCGGGATCGCGGCGTTGCGCAGACGGTGA
- a CDS encoding rRNA maturation RNase YbeY: protein MTLEVAVQYAAPRRGVPAPVSLHRWATAAAAATGRRRGRLLIRVVGAAESAVLNRRYRARAGATNVLSFGCDAPAPAAAGMLGDLVICAPVVAREARSQGKSSLAHWAHMVVHGVLHLVGYDHETSRQARVMERLEMDILARLGYPDPYCEQDAHERRST, encoded by the coding sequence CCGGGGGGTTCCCGCGCCGGTGTCCTTGCACCGGTGGGCGACGGCGGCGGCGGCCGCTACAGGGCGCCGTCGCGGGCGCTTGCTGATCCGGGTGGTGGGCGCGGCGGAGAGCGCAGTGCTCAATCGCCGTTACCGCGCGCGCGCGGGGGCTACCAACGTGCTGTCCTTCGGATGCGATGCCCCAGCGCCCGCGGCGGCGGGCATGCTCGGGGACTTGGTGATTTGCGCGCCGGTGGTAGCGCGCGAGGCGCGGTCTCAGGGAAAGTCCAGCCTTGCCCACTGGGCCCACATGGTGGTGCACGGTGTATTGCATCTGGTGGGTTATGATCACGAAACGTCCCGGCAGGCGCGGGTGATGGAGCGCCTGGAGATGGACATACTCGCGCGGCTCGGGTATCCCGATCCCTACTGTGAACAGGATGCGCATGAGCGACGATCGACCTAG
- a CDS encoding magnesium/cobalt efflux protein (involved in the transport of magnesium and cobalt ions) encodes MSDDRPSNGSSQRSWLERLSQVLLGEPKDRAQLIELLRDAQHRDLLDSDALGMIEGVLQVSEMQVRDIMIPRSQMVVVERDEPPENILPRIIESGHSRFPVIGENRDEVVGILLAKDLLRYFTGALERSFSMREVLRPAVFIPESKRLNMLLKEFRASRNHMAIVVDEYGGVAGLVTIEDVLEQIVGDIGDEHDVDEATFILKHSEGSYTIKALTPIEDFNEYFGARFSDEEFDTIGGLVMNTFGYLPKRGESTTIGRFRFQVLRADNRRVHLLHMTLLPAAEPVPE; translated from the coding sequence ATGAGCGACGATCGACCTAGTAACGGTTCTTCTCAACGTTCCTGGCTGGAACGTCTCAGCCAGGTACTGCTTGGCGAGCCCAAGGACCGGGCACAACTGATCGAACTGCTGCGCGATGCCCAGCACCGGGATCTGCTGGACTCCGACGCCCTGGGTATGATCGAGGGCGTGCTCCAGGTCTCGGAGATGCAGGTGCGCGACATCATGATCCCACGCTCCCAGATGGTGGTGGTGGAGCGCGATGAACCCCCCGAGAACATCCTGCCGCGGATCATCGAATCCGGGCACTCGCGTTTCCCGGTAATCGGGGAGAACCGCGACGAGGTGGTGGGGATCCTGCTGGCCAAAGACCTGTTGCGCTATTTTACCGGCGCCCTGGAACGTTCCTTCAGCATGCGCGAGGTACTGCGCCCGGCCGTGTTCATTCCTGAGAGCAAGCGTCTCAATATGCTGCTCAAGGAGTTCCGGGCGAGCCGCAACCACATGGCCATCGTGGTGGACGAGTACGGCGGTGTCGCCGGGTTGGTCACGATCGAAGACGTCCTGGAACAGATCGTCGGCGACATCGGCGACGAGCACGACGTGGACGAGGCCACTTTCATCCTCAAGCACAGCGAGGGCTCCTATACCATCAAGGCGCTCACGCCCATCGAGGACTTCAACGAGTATTTTGGAGCGCGTTTCAGCGACGAGGAATTCGACACCATCGGCGGCTTGGTCATGAATACTTTCGGCTATCTTCCCAAGCGCGGCGAGTCCACCACCATCGGGCGCTTTCGCTTCCAGGTGTTGCGTGCCGACAACCGCCGTGTCCATCTGCTCCACATGACGCTGCTGCCGGCGGCGGAACCGGTGCCTGAATAG